In the Candidatus Sysuiplasma jiujiangense genome, TTCCGCAGGCAAAATTCCCCAATCCCATAATGCGCATTGCAATTCTGGCGTAGCTCAAAAGGATCCGTATTGTGCATCCGGCGCCTGGATAATGCGAGAGTCATTAGAGCCCGTTTCCCAATCCAGGGCACAGGTCTCAGCAAGCCATCTTTGAACGCTGTAAAACCTCTTCATGTTCAAGAGCAATGTCATATCCGTGCCGCATTCTGCCGTTTCGCCGGATCGTCCTGATCGGTGCGAACGGTTTCATCAGGTTTCATTACCTGTATGATTATCATTAGACAATATGTGAAAAGCCGATTATCACCAGTATAACCATAAGGATGATGTAGAGCCTCAGAAACCAGAACGCCAATCTTGTCCGTCTGCTGAAAACTATCCTTTCCACAGGAATTTTTGCATAGTCTTCAAGTCCCTCCTCCACCATAAATCTCCGGAAATAATCTTCATCATCTATCCTCGATTCAGTGTCCTCAGGCGTCATTCACATCACCTCCATTCACAGCCACCCCACGATGTGGCTGAACAGGGCAGGAAGCGCGATCGACAGACCGTAAAGCGCATTCATCAGTATCAGGAAACCTATTATTGAAAAACCGATTGCATTCTGCCATCGTTTGTTGGTGCGGTCTCCCATTATCCCCTTGTCATTGAGGAGCAGCAGAAGAAACAGCATGGCTGCCGGCATGAAGATTGTGGCTATGACCTGTACTGTCAGGTTGAGATAACCGAGCGGAGCACCGGGAATAAGTGTTACAGATGCCGCGATCGCAAGAGAGGCAAAACTTGGCAGGTAGAACATGACGCCGTCGCGTGCCGGAAGGTTTATACTCTTCTTCCAGCCGAATGCTTCACTCATTGCCCATGATGTACTGGCTGAAATCGCAATTGCAGCAATAAAACCCGCTTCTATGAGTCCGGCTGCGAATAGCTCCATCGGGAACACTCCCACCCTTGCTTCAAAGCTCAGCAGTATGCTGTCTATGCCTGGCGTGCCCCTGACAGCCGAGCCGTAAACTGTCATTCCGGTGAGTATAATGATGGCAATGGCGACTGCGACCATAACTGCCGAGCCTATAAGCGTATCCCGCTGTCCGAATTTTATGTCCTTTTCCGTCAGTCCCTTGTCCACGACAGAGGACTGCTGAAAGAACAGCATCCAGGGGGCAATGGTTGTGCCCAGGTTGGCAAGAAGGACGTAGATGAAAAGGGAACTCACGCCGCCGTTTATTCTCCATGTCGCGAAGCTGGCGGCGACCTGACTCCACGCGGGATGAGGCAGAAACAGCAGCAGCGGAATGAAAACAAGGTTGAAAACGGCTATAAAAAGCGAAACCCGTTCCCAGGTATAGTAACGCAGGAAGAGCTGTATTGCAATCACGATGCAGACGAAGACTGCGGCCGAGAATATACGTGGCACACCGAATATAGACAGTCCGACAGTTATGCCTATAAATTCTGTGATAAGCGTCAGGAAGTTGGCAATAACCAGATCCCCCAGAGAGAAGGAACCCCAGAATTTGCCATAATGTTTCCATATGAGTTCGGCGTGTCCCCTGTGGGTTACCGCCCCGAGCCTCACAGTCATTTCCTGCACAAAATATGCTACCGGAAGCATGAGTATCATGAACGGTATGAAAAAACCTATGCCGAAGATAGCGCCGGTCTGCGCATACGTGATCACGCCGCCTGCATCGTTGTCTGCGATCATCACCAGTATGCCCGGGCCGATTAAAATGAAAAAGAGTTCCAGTCTTGAAAGACGCGTGTGCCTTTCACGGTGAAAAGCCACATGCAGCCTGTCTTCCGCCCTGTACCTGATATCGACAGGGAGCGAATTTAACTGCTTCATCATCTCGGTTTCCGTATGCTCGGAAACATGCTTTTTCCAGGATGACAATCAGGGAACCTCCATTTTGACTGCTGTTGTTAAATTAAAATTGCCTCAGATTTGTCAGGGGAGAACGGGTGAAAAAAAGAAGGCTTACTGCCCGCATGCACGGGTGCAAAACTGTTAATGGCACAAGACAGGCGGAGCGAAACTGGTTCCATAAGAACTGAAGATGGCACTATTGGGGGGTTCATCGTTCATCCTCCGTCACCTGCTGTTGCCCTTCACCCTTCCATCATATATGTAGCTTCGTACGAATGCATTCTATGATTATTTTCCGCCTGCGGATTACAACTGCCAAAACTGAACGGATGCTTATCAAAACTTGAAAAATGCATGCATTCCGGAAAGATTCCGCTACCCGGAGCCAAACACTGCATGTTTGTGAGCTGCTGACAGCCGATCAAAAAGAATGAAGCGCTCTTCAGTCGTGCAGTATAAGTGTCTGTCACGATGCCCGTCCTGGCGCTGCCTTTCCTTTCACTGCTTGCCTGGGATGCAGCATCACTCCGCACCTGTCAGCAGTTTCCTGCGGGAGAGCAGTGGCACAGATCTGTGAAAACTTCACTTCCGGAATAGCCCGTCGGTCGTTATCAAACCAATGAACTTGCATACTGAAGCTTTTTATTTCATTACCCGATGGAAAATGCGAAATTGTGATTGTGATCTTGTATGCGTTCCGGGAACGGTGGAATAAAAATACTCTACGTTGACGACGAGTGTTTTCTACACGATCCGTTCAAGCTCTACATGGAGAAGGACGGCGAATTCCTCGTCGATGCCGTGGACTCGGCAAATAAGGCGCTGGAAAGGCTGTCCTCCGGCCACTACGATGCTGTTGTGTCTGACTACCAGATGCCCGGAATGGACGGGATAGGATTTTTGAAGCATCTCCGTTCGAAAGACAGGAAGATTCCGTTCATTCTGTTTACCGGGAGGGGGAGGGAGGAAGTGGCAATCGAAGCAATAAACAGCGGTGCAGACTTCTACTTACAGAAGGGAGGAGACATTTCTTCCCAGTTCGCTGAACTCACCCATTTCATCAAAGGTGTGGTTGAAAGCCGTGAAGCGGAGGAAGAGCTCGTAGCGATGGAAAGGAAACTCACATCCTTCTTCGCGCACACAGCTGATGCCATCGTCCTCTTTGACGGCGGCGGAAATGTGCTCAACATCAACGCTGCCGCGGAACAGCTCTTCGGAGCGACCGAAAGCGAACTTGCGGGCAGGAGACTCACGCTGCGCGGTGAAGGTGCAACAGCAAGATTCGATGAGATATTCAGAAAGACTGTTGAGAAGGGGACTCCGATGAGCCATGACGAAGTGCTGGAGAGGAGTGACGGCGGCCGTTTGTACCTGAGCGTCAGTATGACGCCGATAAGGGATGCATCCGGTGGTGTTGCGTTCGTCGCCTGCACGATCAGGGATGTGACAGACAAGACACGTTCCCAGGCGCTTGTGAGGGCCATACGCGATACGTCCATTGCGGTGCTCAGGGAAAGACCGCTTGACGGCATTCTTTCATATCTGTGCGGCACCGTAGCGGAGATATTCCAGTTCAGGGGAGTCGGCGTATTTCTCAAGGAGAATGACGGTTCTCTCAGACTTCTGTCGAGGGCGGAAAATATGCCGGAGTTCGGGATGGAAAAGGCGGTACGATGGGATGACAGCCCCGGCGGAAGAACACTGACAGGCAGTGCGGTGCGAACCGGCAGGATCCGGGTGGGCCGTATTGACGATCCTGATTGCATTGAGTGGAAGGATATTGTGGGGAAGGACGGTTACGATTCGGTCATTTCCATACCGATTGTATCAGGGGACCAGACAATGGGCGCAATGACCGTGGTAGGCAGCGACCTACGGAAAATTTCAGCTGAAGCGATAGGACAACTGGAAAACGCAGCGGAAGCCATAAGCATTGCAATACAGTCATCGCGGCAAAGGGAAAAACAGAAGCTTCTGGAGGCAGCCCTCGAGAGCGCGAGCGACACTGTAGTTCTCACCGACAAGGAAGGCATAATCGAATGGGCAAACCACGCATTCACGCTAACCACCGGTTATACCCTCGATGAGGTGAAGGGCAGGACGCCACGGGTGTTGAAATCAGGGAAGCACGACGCCGCTTTCTACAAAAACCTCTGGAATACTATACTTTCCGGAAAGGTGTTCCATGCAAGACTCACGAACAGACGCAAGAATGGCGAACTGTACATAGAGGATACTGTTATCACCCCGGTGGCGAATGAAAAAGGCACCATCTCGAACTTCATTGCTATAAAGAGGGACGTAACAGAGCAGATGACCTTGATGAAGAACTGCGGAAGAGCGAGGAGAGATACAGGACGATGCTCGAGGGCATCGGCGAAACATACTTCGAGATCGATCTGAACGGCAACCTCACATTATTCAGCGACACGCTTTGCGGGATAACCGGGTATTCGCGGGAGGAGCTTGCCGGCATGAATTACAGAAACTACGTCAGCAGGAAGACCGCAGAGAGATTATACGAAGTCTTTGACAATGTGTTTCTTACAGGCAGGCTCGAGGCGGGAGTCGACTGCGAAATAGCAGGGAAGCAAGGCAAGGGCACATTGATGGAGGCATCAGTACAGCTCATGAAGGACAAGGACGGCAAACCGGAAGGATTCAGTGGCCTGGTCAGAGAGATGACTGCAGGCTGTCACGATCATTCAAAGGGACACAAACAGTAAGCGGTTGGACAGAAATGAAATACAGACTTCATAGCAACTGCATCCAGCTCCATTTGAGGGCATGTCCAATCAGCGCAGAAGCTTTGTGAAAAAACCCGCCGGCTGCCGAATTTTCTTCACTTGAAGGCTTCCGCTCAGCGTCTTTGAACTGCTTCATCGCCTCATCAGCCTACCGCTCCTGCCTGAGTCACAGGCAGACACACTGGGTTGGACCGCGACCAGATGTTCCTCGCAGCATTCAGGTCACGGTCATGTGCGGCACCACAGGGGCATTGCCACACCTTCTCCGCTTCGAGTTTGCGGTTCACTTTCCCGCACACGGAGCATTTCTTTGGCGTACTCCACAGCGACACCGGCCCACGCCGCCTTGTACTCTGTCGCTTGCTGCAGCATCGAGAAAGGCCATCTGTTTATGCGTCGCCTGATTGATCGGCCGTTGCCATTGCCCTTCCTCTTTGACCTGCGTATGTGCTTCAGCTTCTCCATCACAATGACAAAGGATGTGTCCGGCGCCTCGGACTTCAGTCCTTCCGCTCTCTTCCCCGGCCCGGTGAGCGTCCATTTCGCGCTGCCGGCTTCCACGCAAGAAAACAGTGTGGTGAATGCTCCCGAACGATCTTCCTGAATATCACCCTCCCATCAGATATTCGACCGGGCGTATCTACTGCTCAAGGGCCTCAGGAAGCTGAGAGGAGAAACAGGACTCACTGTGCGGACTTTCAACTTGCGAAGAGTGCTGAACATGATGGGAACGAGGAAGCAGGTGATGCAATCACCAGCTGCTGGAGCAGCACAGAAAACATCCCGGCAGAATGCAGAAGAGAGATAATGCCGGCATTCAATTAGGGCATTTACTTTCTGCACAGTCTCGCAGGGATTCTCTATTTATTGCCTTATTTGTTGCACTGTTTCAGATGTAATCTCTTCGATTTGACCGGATGCGTTACTCGTTTTCCCGCTCCTCCATATCTTGGGACCTTGTAAGTTCGAAACCACTGACTCCCAGAGCAGACAGCGCCGGAGGAGAAACGATTATCATACTTCTTATTTTGTCCAGAAGTTCATTTTTCTCCAGTTTCGCAAGTTTCTTCATCATACGATCCAGATCGAGGAACGACTTCCTGTTAACAGTGTAAGTCTCCAGGAGGGCGTCTACGTGCTTGCATGGGTACTCTTCAGAAGGGCAGGAACAGGAAAAGTCCAGGCGGTCATTAAGATCGACACTTGTAATGTAGCTGCCGTATCTTCCCTCAATCAGGCAGGAAAGACGGTTTCCAGTCCTCAGCCGCGCGCGGAGAAAGCCCGAATCGACGTACTCTGCCACTCTCTCTTCCCTTGAGCGCCCCATATGCAGTTCCCTGCACAGTTATGTGGGTCATTCCTCTTAAATCTTCAAGTCGGTTAGACCAGAGCAGTCTGCACTCCGATGAGTGCTGTTCGCCTTTGTCGAGCATAATCACCTGAATGGTGAAGTTGTTGATTTGATCGCAACAGCCTGAGAGATCTGGTACAGTCCTTCATGCCGGAATACCCTGTTTGCATGAGGAGAACTCGAACGGGTCCTCCGCTGTGGCCAGACCGGGTTACTGCGTGCGTGTTTATAATTGTGTAACAGAATCTCCATTTTTGTGGATATATTGTTACAAATACTTTATATCGATGAATAACGGTAATACGTATGTGACCCACAACAAGGTGCGCGATGTACTGGATGAGCTGGCAGAACACAACAAATCTGTGTTCACCCTGAATGATGCTGCAAGAATAATGAACAAACCAAAGAAGTACGTTTCCAAGTTGCTAGCCATGAGCAGGAAAGTAACGAGAATCGAAAGAGGAAAATACTTCATCACGACGGGAAAAAACATTGATTTCTACGAGATTGCCTCTCAGATTGTGTTTCCTTCATACATCAGCCTTTTTGCAGCATTTGAGTATTACGACGTTACTGACCAGGTCATAACAACTGTCAGCGTTGTCTCTCTCAAACGCCACAGACCAGTAGCTCTATACGGACACATGATCGAATTCAGGAGTATCCAGAAGAAGAGGTTTTTTGGTTATAAGAAGACAGAGAACACATATATTGCAACGATTGAAAAGGCAATCATCGATGCGCTGTACTTCAATGCTCCACCGATGTCCTATGTACAGGAGACATTCTCGGAGGCGGTCAAAAGGGACATTATAGACGTCGATAAACTATTGGAATTCTCGAGGAGAATGAATTCCAGCAGCCTGGTGAGAAAAGTGGAATTGCTCCTCGGTCCGAGGAACAGGAGCCTGGCGGAAGAAGGGAGTCGACGTCGATGATAGACGAAGGGACACTTCTGGGGTTGTCCGGCAGATTCAGTGACCAAAGGCAACTGGAGAAGGATTATCTTCTGACCCTTCTTCTGCGTGAGATTTACTCTATATTCAGCAATGATCTGATATTCAAAGGCGGGACATCTTTGAAGTACTTTTACAATTTAAACAGATTCTCAGAGGATCTTGACTTCTCTTACACGGGACAATACGGAGCTGATGGCAGAAGATTGCTGTACCACAAGTTAAACTCTGCACTTGACAGTCTGAGCCTTCAATATGAGGTCATTGAGAGGGAACACAGAGGCAACAAGTTTGAAGGGCGAGTAATAGGCGTCAACTTTGAGGCCAGAGTTCGGGGACCGCTGAACAGGAAGCTGGGTCGGCTTCAGAACATCAAGTTGGACATAAGCACCAGGCAGGACGTCATGTCGAATCCAGACACCAAGTATCTGCTCCCTATTTACCCGGACATAGCCACATTCACAGTTCCGGTCATGAACATTGAAGAGATAGTCGCAGAGAAAATCGCATCAATATTCGAGAGAGACAAACTGCGTGACATATACGATCTGTATTTTCTTCTTTTTGTGAGTGGCCGCGGATATAACGAGTCCATGGTATCGGAAAAGATGAGCAGAAGAAAGGAGATTTTCGACAAAGAGAAATTACTCAGCAAGATCAATGGAGCTCTGGATAGAATGAAATGGAGATCTGAACTCTTCTATCTTGTCAATCCGCTCCCTGAAAGCAAAGTGGTTGTCGAAAGTCTCGAAAGAGCACTAAGGAATTGTTAATGTTATTCATTAACAATTCCTTAACAGACGTCGGACTGTTAAAACCTGAAAATAAAAATGTAAAGAGTTCGAAGCTTTAATTTTTGTTTATGTTTACTGTAGTGTCGTCGAACAGTGTGAGGTCGATCTGAAAGGCAACCTCACATTGTTCGACGATGCACTTTGCGGGATAACCGGTTATTCGCGGGAAGAGCTTGCCGGAATGAATTACAGAAACTACGTCAGCATGGAAACGGCAGAGAGACTGTATCAGGTCTTTCATGGTGTGTTTCTCACAGGTAAGCCTGAAACGGGGGTCAGTTGCGAAATACTGGGGAAGAATGGCAAGGCCAGATGGGTGGAGGTTTCGATACAGCTCATGAAGGACAAGAACGGCAAACCGGAAGGATTCAGGGGCCTTGTAAGAGAAATGACAACAAGCTGCCATGAGCTTCAAATGCACACAAACAGCGTTGAAGGAAGCTGGCATATGATGATATTCATAAAGGGAACAGGGCGCATTTCAGTCTCTCAGGCGGTCAGTAGTCCCGGTCAAAGAGTATTCCATCCCCTGAGGTAACCACCTGACTGCAACAATAACGGTTAAGCTGAAAGGGCTAAAGGCTAAAAAGTTCATTGAGAAGAAAGCCGGAGACCCGGTGCATTGCTGCACTAAGCTGTCAGATACCAGAAGACACCATCAACCGATCACCATTCAGTCGAAACTGAAAGCACAGGGACCAGCAAGCAGCTCCTTCACTCAGGCGGCTGCTGTTTCTTGGGCAGGGCAATGGGGTTCCCGCCAGATTATTTTAAAGCACCGGTTTAAAGTTCTGTGAATGATTTTGCCCTTTTCGAATCAAGCATGCGTATCACCGCAACCATAAGTCTGACGGCCGCATCGATATCATCAAGACTTGCAATCGCCGAATGCGAATGTATATGCCTTGTAGGAACACCAATAACAATAGAAGGGCAGCCTGCTCTGTTCATGTGAAACTTTCCCGCGTCTGTTCCGCCGCGGGACACGGTCGAAAGCTGATATGGAATGCGCTCTTTCTCTGCTGTGTCTATGACAAACGATTTGAGTTCCTGGTTTGGTATCATTGATGCGTCAAAGGTGAGTATCGAAGGTCCCTTGCCGATACGGGACGGAGCTTCGCTTGGCTTTATTCCCGGAACATCGCCCGCAATGTCCACCTCAAGCGCAAAGGCGACGTCTGGATCGACGATGTGTGAAACTGTCTGTGCTCCGCGGAGACCGACTTCCTCCTGAACGGTCGCCGCCATGAAAACCGTGTTGGGATGGTCAACATGCTTTTTCCGGAGATGCTTAAGCACCTGGAGGCCCACAAACGTCCCGACCCTGTCATCGAACGCCTTTCCTATCACGCAGCTGTTCCTTCCCGTGGACAGAAAGGACGCATCGGGCGCAACCGGATCGCCTATCTTTATGCCGAAATCCCTTTCAACCTCTTTTCTTCCGGTCGCACCGACGTCAATGTACATGGAGGTTAGCCTGACAACCTTCTCCCTTTCTTCGGGCGCAAGGAGGTG is a window encoding:
- a CDS encoding divalent metal cation transporter, whose product is MKQLNSLPVDIRYRAEDRLHVAFHRERHTRLSRLELFFILIGPGILVMIADNDAGGVITYAQTGAIFGIGFFIPFMILMLPVAYFVQEMTVRLGAVTHRGHAELIWKHYGKFWGSFSLGDLVIANFLTLITEFIGITVGLSIFGVPRIFSAAVFVCIVIAIQLFLRYYTWERVSLFIAVFNLVFIPLLLFLPHPAWSQVAASFATWRINGGVSSLFIYVLLANLGTTIAPWMLFFQQSSVVDKGLTEKDIKFGQRDTLIGSAVMVAVAIAIIILTGMTVYGSAVRGTPGIDSILLSFEARVGVFPMELFAAGLIEAGFIAAIAISASTSWAMSEAFGWKKSINLPARDGVMFYLPSFASLAIAASVTLIPGAPLGYLNLTVQVIATIFMPAAMLFLLLLLNDKGIMGDRTNKRWQNAIGFSIIGFLILMNALYGLSIALPALFSHIVGWL
- a CDS encoding PAS domain S-box protein; translation: MRSGNGGIKILYVDDECFLHDPFKLYMEKDGEFLVDAVDSANKALERLSSGHYDAVVSDYQMPGMDGIGFLKHLRSKDRKIPFILFTGRGREEVAIEAINSGADFYLQKGGDISSQFAELTHFIKGVVESREAEEELVAMERKLTSFFAHTADAIVLFDGGGNVLNINAAAEQLFGATESELAGRRLTLRGEGATARFDEIFRKTVEKGTPMSHDEVLERSDGGRLYLSVSMTPIRDASGGVAFVACTIRDVTDKTRSQALVRAIRDTSIAVLRERPLDGILSYLCGTVAEIFQFRGVGVFLKENDGSLRLLSRAENMPEFGMEKAVRWDDSPGGRTLTGSAVRTGRIRVGRIDDPDCIEWKDIVGKDGYDSVISIPIVSGDQTMGAMTVVGSDLRKISAEAIGQLENAAEAISIAIQSSRQREKQKLLEAALESASDTVVLTDKEGIIEWANHAFTLTTGYTLDEVKGRTPRVLKSGKHDAAFYKNLWNTILSGKVFHARLTNRRKNGELYIEDTVITPVANEKGTISNFIAIKRDVTEQMTLMKNCGRARRDTGRCSRASAKHTSRSI
- a CDS encoding PAS domain S-box protein, with protein sequence MLEGIGETYFEIDLNGNLTLFSDTLCGITGYSREELAGMNYRNYVSRKTAERLYEVFDNVFLTGRLEAGVDCEIAGKQGKGTLMEASVQLMKDKDGKPEGFSGLVREMTAGCHDHSKGHKQ
- a CDS encoding transposase; the encoded protein is MCGKVNRKLEAEKVWQCPCGAAHDRDLNAARNIWSRSNPVCLPVTQAGAVG
- a CDS encoding IS200/IS605 family accessory protein TnpB-related protein — its product is MEAGSAKWTLTGPGKRAEGLKSEAPDTSFVIVMEKLKHIRRSKRKGNGNGRSIRRRINRWPFSMLQQATEYKAAWAGVAVEYAKEMLRVRESEPQTRSGEGVAMPLWCRT
- a CDS encoding SWIM zinc finger domain-containing protein, with the protein product MGRSREERVAEYVDSGFLRARLRTGNRLSCLIEGRYGSYITSVDLNDRLDFSCSCPSEEYPCKHVDALLETYTVNRKSFLDLDRMMKKLAKLEKNELLDKIRSMIIVSPPALSALGVSGFELTRSQDMEERENE
- a CDS encoding nucleotidyl transferase AbiEii/AbiGii toxin family protein, whose translation is MIDEGTLLGLSGRFSDQRQLEKDYLLTLLLREIYSIFSNDLIFKGGTSLKYFYNLNRFSEDLDFSYTGQYGADGRRLLYHKLNSALDSLSLQYEVIEREHRGNKFEGRVIGVNFEARVRGPLNRKLGRLQNIKLDISTRQDVMSNPDTKYLLPIYPDIATFTVPVMNIEEIVAEKIASIFERDKLRDIYDLYFLLFVSGRGYNESMVSEKMSRRKEIFDKEKLLSKINGALDRMKWRSELFYLVNPLPESKVVVESLERALRNC
- a CDS encoding PAS domain-containing protein; its protein translation is MFDDALCGITGYSREELAGMNYRNYVSMETAERLYQVFHGVFLTGKPETGVSCEILGKNGKARWVEVSIQLMKDKNGKPEGFRGLVREMTTSCHELQMHTNSVEGSWHMMIFIKGTGRISVSQAVSSPGQRVFHPLR
- a CDS encoding M42 family metallopeptidase; its protein translation is MTFAKEDTELLKRLSESFGPSGFEREPAGIVKEAGSPFADSVSFDKLGSVIFRKSGKEESPRILMAGHMDEVGFVVTGIDEQTGFISFSPLGGWFDQVLLGQRVRIRAGKGDVTGVISSKPPHLLAPEEREKVVRLTSMYIDVGATGRKEVERDFGIKIGDPVAPDASFLSTGRNSCVIGKAFDDRVGTFVGLQVLKHLRKKHVDHPNTVFMAATVQEEVGLRGAQTVSHIVDPDVAFALEVDIAGDVPGIKPSEAPSRIGKGPSILTFDASMIPNQELKSFVIDTAEKERIPYQLSTVSRGGTDAGKFHMNRAGCPSIVIGVPTRHIHSHSAIASLDDIDAAVRLMVAVIRMLDSKRAKSFTEL